ATCATGCTTGCTCACCGGCTCACCCGGCAACTCGCGGAGTGCCGCAGAAATGGCGGCGGCAACTGGCTTCGACCGGATGGCAAGTCGCAGGTGACGGTGGTATACGAGGACGGTGTACCGGTAGCGGTCGATACGGTCGTCATCTCGACGCAGCACAGTGACGGCATCAGTAACAAGAAACTCCACCAGGCAGTGATTTCCGATGTGATCGAGCCGGTCATTCCAAAGGAGATGCGCTCGAAGGAAATCAAGTACCACATCAACCCCACCGGCCGGTTTGTAGTTGGGGGTCCGCAGGGCGATGCGGGCCTTACCGGCCGCAAGATCATCGTCGATACATACGGCGGGATGGGCCGCCACGGGGGTGGTGCGTTCAGCGGCAAGGATCCCTCAAAGGTGGATCGGAGCGCATGTTATGCTGCGCGATGGGTTGCCAAGAACATTGTCGGCGCCAAACTCGCTCGCCGATGCGAGGTGCAGCTTGCCTACGCGATCGGTGTTGCAAAACCGGTATCGGTGATGGTCGATACGTTCGGTACCAACACCATCCCCGAAGCGGCGATCATGCGCGCCGTGGAGACGGTTTTCGATCTGACGCCGAAAGGCATCATCGCCGACCTCGACCTCAAGAAGCCGATATACGAGGCCACCGCTGCCTATGGACATTTTGGCCGAAGCTCTGAGAAAATCGGAATTGGCAGAAACAGCCGGACGCAGTTCACATGGGAGCGGCTGGATCGGGTAAAGCAGCTGCAGGCGGCAGTGAAGGGCTAGTGGACCTCTAGCCGCGGCGACAGTGGCGTAACTGTTCGCATCCGACACCCTGCTCGTGGGCTCATTGTTTCCAGGTTTGGCACGCATTTCACAACCTCACGATGCACATGCCGACTTTGGTGCTGGTCTTTTTGCTGTGTGCGCTCTCGTGTCGAAACGAGCAATATGGGCTTAACGGAACATCGCCAGGTCGGTCAGACTTCCGCGGGCATAGTAGTGTTTCGAGTATCGTCGATTCTATCGTCATTTCGCTTCGTGTACCGTCTACCTCTCGCATCGGGCACCCTATTCATTTCGAGTTGATCGCTCGCAACCCGACGCATCGAGCTTTGCCGTTTAATCTTGCCAACCCTAACCCCGCATTCTTTATCGTGACTGACGCGAGCGGAACGGTGGTCTGGAGTTCGGTTCCCGGCGAGCCGGCAATCGACCTGATGGAAGTCAACATGAGCTTGAAACCAGGCGGAGAACGCAAGTTGTCTGGGAACTGGACTCAATCAACCAAGGGCGGCTTGCAGTCAAAATCCGGCGACTATTTCGTAACTGGAATATTGATTGGCGATTTTACGACGCCTGAAATCCGTATTGGTCCGTTGCATTTCAGGATTGCATCACCGCGTGTCTAGCACGGGCGGTTCGCCAACACGCGACCGCTCAGGAGCGACAACAACGACAACGGTCGCGTGGGTATCTATCGGGATTGCAGTTGTTGCCGGTATGCTCGAGCTAAGTAATCGCACTATTGCCCCCCGTGCGGGTCCGGTTCTGGCAGCTATCAATACCTCCGTAGAACCCGGAACGCTTTCGAGGCTTGATCGTTCAGCTGGTGATATTTGGACTGCGTCGTCCGATGAGTCAGGGGACACCAGGTCCATGATATTACTCGGCAATTGCGCGTTTGCCCGGAGTGACAAGCGATACATCGGAATCGTGATCGGAACGAAGCCTGATGGCGTTGTCAGGGGAAAAGACCCAACGTCAACCCAGCGCGTCGTACTAGTCCACCTGACGGCTTCCGTGCGCGAGTCAGCCGGCACGAGCACCATGGCTTTCGCATACCCGGAAGCAGTGGACGTCAGCAGATGCCCAGGACCTCCAACCCGGCAGCCGACGTTTCACGAAGCCTTTATAGAGGGTGAGAGAAGACACAGCAGCTGGGAGAGCGCCAAAACAGAACATCCCGAACCGAATCGACCCAAGCCCCATACCGGAAACCGGGTCTACTACGAGTTTGAGGTTCAGGAGGAAGCCTCGCCTCTTCCCGCGAGCGGAGTTCCAAGATACCCTGTCCCGCTCCACGCCTCGGGGGTTCGAGGAGAAACGCATGCGCAATTCATAGTTGGCCGGGACGGCCGGGTAGAAAAACCGTCGATAAAAATCCTTCAGTCCACAAACGAGTTGTTCACCGCTTCACTTCTTGAGGCCTTGCCTGCTATGCGCTTTTCTCCCGCGCTCGCGCGGGGCAGGAAAGTGAGGCAGCTCGTGCAGCAGAAGATTGTGCTGACTGAACACCGCTGAGGCGAGTCACAAAACAAGCGTGGCCTGGTCAGGGTTTATCTGAAATTGGCTACTTTGAGAAATCGCCGTCGTCCAGCAGAGCGCGCCCATGCGCCGGACCTTTATGCCCATAGTGCCCGCCATTACATTCCAGAAATGCAGCTCGTTGAAGTCGAAGTGATGCGGCTGGGCCTCGACCGCTCCAATAATTCCTACGTCGTCATCCTCCGCGAAAAGGATGGCGAGCGTCTTCTGCCGATTTGGATCGGGCAGCCCGAAGCGGAGTCCATCGTCGTCGAAATGAGCAAGCTGCGACGCGAGCGCCCGCTAACCCACGATCTCTGCAAAACACTAATCACGGGTCTTGGCGGAACACTGCGGCGGATTCAGATCACCAGAGTTGAGAATCGGACTTATTACGCCGAGCTGCAGATCAGGCGGGAGGGTTCGACGATCAACATCGACGCGCGGCCATCTGATAGTATCGCGATCGCTCTCCGCTGCGCTGCCCCGATCTTTGCCCAGGAATCGCTCTTGCGCGCGATGCTTTTCGAGGACGCAGAGACGGCAGCTCAGATGGCCGATGAACCGGAATCTGACAGTGCGGGCTCCGAACCGTCCGATGAAATGACCCCCGAGCAGCTCAAGGCTTATCTGGAAAATCTGCGCCCCGAGGACTTTGGGAAATTCAGTCTGTAGCTTGGCGCTCGTTTTCCTGTCGAGCATTGCGTCAGCCCAGGAAATCGCACCGCAAGGCAATCCCAAGGTAGATCAGCGCGTCGTGGGACGAATCGTTCGTCCCGCTGCGAAATCGATGCTGCCGGTTGCCGGTGTCTGGGCGATCCTCCATCGTGTAGGATCCGATGCGGCGGCGCCACTGGACTCGATGCAGACCAACGGCGCTGGCGAGTACTCGTTCACCTACCGCAAAACTGGCGACGAACAAGCCATTTACTTTGTCTCGGCATCATACTCGGGGATCGCATACTTCACTACGCCGCTGCATCACGCGCTGGTCAAAAACGACGAGGCGGAGATCGCGGTGTTCGATACCACATCCAGGAGCGTGCCGACGAGTATTCGCGGTCATCATGTAATTGTTTCGGCGGTGAATCCGAACGCCGTTCGCTCGGTGACCGAAGTCTATGAGCTTGCCAATGACAGTTCCGTAACGCGCGTTGCAGCGAATTCGACGCCGGGCGGCGCGGTCTGGTCCGCGGCCTTCCCGGCAGGTGCCCGCAATTTTCGCGTGAGTCAGGGGGACGTTCCCGCCGATGCCGTCACGTTTTCCGCCGGGAGGGCCTTCGTGTTCGCGCCGTTGGCCCCGGGGCTGAAACAGCTCTCGTTCACTTACGACGTCCCGGCGTCGTCGTTTCCACTCAGCGTCCCGATAGACCGCCCCACGGAGGTCTACGAAGTGCTGATTGAAGAACCAACCGGAACAGTGACCGGCGCCCGGTTGAAAGAAGTAGATGCGGTCAGTCTGGAAAAGCGGATGTTTCGGCGGTTCCTGGCTTCCAATATCCCGGCGAATGTAACGAGCGTCATCGATCTCCCGCGCGCAACAGAGGGCCGGGTGGATAGCCGTTACCTGATCGGCATCACCGTGATCATTGGCGGGTCGATGGTCTTCGCGCTTGCCCGCGCGCTCAGAAAGGCTTAAGCTTCGGCACAATTGATCGCGAACGGAGCCCCGGAAACCGGTCTGATGCCGGTGCGGCCCCGCCACTGTATCGGGCATCAAAACGCACGCTCGTAGTACCACTGGCCACAGTTGGCCGGGAAGGTGAGCGACGCGGCCCGGAGCCAGGAGACGACTCTCGCTCGCGCCACTTATTCAGAACCTCGGGGGAGGGGCTGGTGGCGTTCGAGGTGTCCACTCAGGATGCGTTGACGTTGCAGGCGTTCTCTTCCATGGAGAACGCTTTTTTGTTTTGGTGCCGTCAGTTCGCTCTTGCTGTGATTATTCTGGCTGCCTGCGCGCCTTCCCGTGAGCCACAGCCATCGGCGCAGTCGGACGATTTTGGCGATCCAATCAGCTTTGTGGGACGCCCGTCGCGAATCGTCTCCCTGAACCCGGCTACCACCGACCTGCTGTTCGCGCTTGGCGCAGGCGGCCGCCTGGTGGGCCGCACCCACTGGGACCTCTATCCCGACTCGGCGAAATTCGTCCCGGACCTGGGGTCCGGCCTGAGGCCGAACATCGAGGCCGTCCTGGGCGCCAAACCCGACCTGGTAGTGCTTTACGCAAGCCAGGACAATCGAAACGCCGCAACGCAGTTTCGCGCTGCCGGCGTCAACACCATCTCACTGAAAATCGACCACATTGCCGACTTTCATCGCGCCTCGGTGCTGCTTGGACGCATCATCGGCGACAGCATTCGCGGGCAGGTGGTTTCGGATTCAGTGGCACGGACCATTGACCGCGTCGCCAACGTGACGAAGGCGCTGAAAAAGCCTCGTGTGTTCTGGCACATATGGGACGCGCCGCTGATCACGATCGCGGCCGGCAGCTATCTGCATGAGCTGATTGTCATCGCCGGCGGCGAAAACGTCTATGCGGAGCTGCCCGATCCCTCCCCGACGGTTTCGATCGAAGACGTACTCCGGCGCAATCCTGATTATTTCATCACTGGGCCGGAGGGCGCGATGAAGATTCGCCGAGATGCGCGGTGGGCGGCCGCACCGGCGGTTAGGGCCGGGCGGATTCTCATCGCCGATACCATTCTCGTGGGGCGCCCGTCGGTGAGACTCGGAGAGGCGGCGGTGTCGCTCGCCGCATTGCTGCATCCGGGCGCGTTTCGGTGATGTCGCACCACATGTGGCATTGGTGGATAATGATAGCCGCTCTCATCGTGCTCTCCGTTGTCGCCGTCGGGACCGGCGCTGTGTCGATCCCTCCGCTGGAAGTGCTGCAAGCAGTACGTGGCGTTGGTGATGAGGGTGTGGTTTCCATTGTTCGCAACCTGAGACTGCCGCGCGTGATCCTCGCCGCCCTCGTCGGTGCCGCACTCGGGATGAGCGGCGGTGCATTGCAAGGCACGCTTCGCAACGGGCTCGCGGAACCCTACCTGCTCGGTGTTTCGGGGGGCGCAGCGGTTGGAGCCGTGATCGCGTTCGCTGGGGGAGCTACTGCAGGCGGCATCGTCGCGATCGCGGCCTTCGCCGGCGCCTCCGCGGCAGTGCTGCTGGCCTTGCTGGTCGCTCGCGCCGCCGGCCGCGGCGGGCACGGCGATCCTCGCACGCTGCTAATGGCGGGTGTCGTCATTGGCGCGTTTGCAAACGCCGTGATCATGATCGCACTGGCAAATGCGCCGCCGAACACTATCCGCGGCGCGCTCTGGTGGATGATGGGCTCCGTGGCCGACGGCTCGTGGGCCACTGTCGGGTGGTTAACTGCATATGTGGCCGCAGGCGGCTTTGCTCTGATTTACTGGGCACGGGAAATCGACGTGCTGGCACTCGGCGACGAGTCAGCGGCGGCACTTGGCGTGAACGTGGAGTCTGCGGCCCGACGCATGTATCTGTTGAGCGCGGTGCTGGCAGCGGCGACGGTTGCCGCAGCGGGACTTATCGGATTCGTTGGCCTTGTCGTGCCCCACATCGTGCGGGCTGCGGGAATCCGTCACCACCGGCCGCTGCTGATTGCATCGGCGCTCGTGGGAGCAACACTCGTTACGGGAGCCGACCTTGTGGCGCGCACCGTTCGACCGCCGGGGGAGCTACCTCTTGGAGCAGTGACAGCGATACTGGGTGTCCCGTTTTTTCTTGCGCAGCTGAGACGCGCCGCATGATCGCGTTTGAAGGTATTGCGGTACGCTATCACGGAGCGGGCGTCCGTGCGCTGGATAACGTTACGTTCCGCGCGCCGGCGGGAGAGGTTACCGCGGTAACGGGCCCAAACGGCAGCGGCAAATCAACTCTCGTTCGCGCGCTGCTGCGCCGTCAGTCGCTGGAAGAGGGCCGGATTACGATCGACGGACGCGATCACGCTTCGATGTCTGCCGTTGAAATGGCGCGAGCCGTTGCGGTTGCCCCACAGCGGGAAAACCCGGCGTTCCCGATGCGTGTCGACGAGTACGTTGCACTTGCGCGGTATCCGCACCTCGGGCTCTGGCAGACTGCCGGGTTGTCCGACGCTGTCAAGGTCACTGATGCGATCGCGCGAGCCGGCCTTGAAGAATTTGCCGGACGCCGTACGGACGCACTCTCGGGCGGTGAGTGGCAACGCGTCCGGATTGCGCGTGCGCTCGCACAGGGCGGACGCGCCCTTGTGCTGGACGAGCCCACGACCTTTCTGGATCTCTCTCACGAGATGTCGTTGTTCGAGCTTCTCGATGGACTCGCCAGCGATGGAATGACGGTGCTGTTGATCAGTCACCAGTTGAACCTGGTGGCCCGCTTCGCTCGAAACGTGATTCTCCTGCACCACGGACGCGTCGTCGCCTCCGGAAGTCCCGCAGACGTGATGCAGGCACCGCTCCTCGAAAAAGTATACGAGTGGCCTCTCGTCGTATCACGCGATCCGGCGGTGGGAGCGCCATCACTGATCCCCCTTCGCCGTAAAGCGCCCGTCTCTCATTCCGCGCCCTCATCAACTCCCAACACTCTCACCTGATAACAAGCCATGCCAGCAAGCAGCAACAACCAGCACCTGGTTCACAGACGCGGTTTCGCAGTATCAATTGCCGCTGTCGCGGGCCTCTCGATGAGTGCACCAGCGATTGCCATCGCCCAGAGGGCCGATACCACGAGGCTGGATACCGTTGTGGTGTCGGCCACCAAGACTCCCACCACGCGCGCTGCCGCGACACAGGCGATTACTGTGATTTCCGGCGATGAGCTTCGTGCCCGCGGTGTCGCTCGTGTGTCGGACGCACTGCGCGAGGTGCCTGGTGCATCAATCGTTCAGAACGGGTCGTTCGGCTCCGTGAGTACGCTGTTCCTGCGGGGTGGCGAGAGCCGCTATACGAAGATTCTCATCGACGGCGTTGCGGTCAACGCACCGGGCGGTTTCTTCGATCTAAGTCACCTCACAACCGATAACATCGAGCGTATCGAAGTTGTGCGCGGGCCCGCGGGCGTAGTTTACGGGGCCGATGCAGTGTCGGGCGTGGTTCAGATTTTCACACGGCAGGGGCGTGGCCCGGCTTCACTGAGTGCTTCCGTACGAGCCGGCACCTATGGAACCATCGACGGTGGCATAGACGTGAGCGGAGCGGCCGGCAGCGCGCGTTATGCACTAGGCGCGGCTCAACACGTTACCGATGGCATCATTCCATTCAACAATCAATACTACAACGGGACACTTAGCGCCTCAGCTGGCTTCGCGCCGAAACCATCGACGGAACTGTCTACCTCGGCGCGGTACACTACTGCCGAGTTTCACTATCCAACCGACTTCACCGGCGCGCCAGTCGACTCGAATGCCTACCGCGTTCAGCACCGGCTTACGGTTGGTGCCGATGCGTCCACGCGGATCTCGCCGTTGGTGACGGCCCGCGTCCTGCTCGGCAGCAACGACGTCTCCGACCTTACCGAAGACATCGCCATCCCATTTGGCGCTCCGGCAAACGATCCGGTGCAGGTCCACTCGGCATTCCAGTCGCGGAACTACAGACGCTCGGCGGAGGGTCGATTCCTGTTCCAGCTTCCTTACTCGACGACGGTCAACATTGGCGCTGAGTACATGCGGGAACGAGAATCGAGCGGTAACAGCGAAGGCCCTGTTGGAGCGCCGACGGTGCAGACGTCGAGCTTCATTGCACAACGGAGCAACCGCGCGGCGTACGCCGAGCTGCTTGGACAATTCACATCGCGCACTTCGTACGTGCTTTCTGCCCGTCTCGACGACAACTCCGATTACGACGCTGTGACGACCTACCGTGTCGGCGGCAGTCTGGCTCTGGCGCCGTCCACCCGTGTTCGTGGATCGCTGAGCACTGCGTTCAACGCTCCGGCTTTCAATCAGCTTCTTCCCACGCTTTTCACGTCGGGGAACCCCGGCCTCGATCCCGAGCGCACACGCAGCTATGAAATCGGTGTCGAGCAGAGTTTCCTCAGCGGAGCTGTTCGCTTCACAGCCGACTATTTCAACCAGCACTTCAGCGACCTCATTCAGTTCGTAGCTGGAGGCCCGCCAACGTTCCTGGGCAGCTACGCGAATCTCACAGGCGCGGAATCGAACGGCTACGATGTCGAAGTCGCCATCACGCCCGATGCGGATTTCTCCGCGACGGCGAGCTACACACAGGCTTCTCCGAAAGTAACTGAGCTCTCTGAGGCATACGCCGGCGACCTGAGCGTTGGCCAGGCACTCCTGCGTCGCGCGACTCATACAGGCTCAGCGGTGGTCCGATATCGTAAAACAGGCATCGGCTCGCTTTCGGCGACGGCGACCTATGTCGGCAGCCGTCCGGACATCGACTTCAGCGAGTTTCCGTCACCGGTGGTGACTCTGCCAGCCTACACGAAGACCGATGTCGCTGGCAGCTTCGATGTGCTTCGCCGCAGAAACGGTTCCGGCCTGGCGCTCACCGTTCGCGCGGAAAATCTGTTCGATAAGAAATACGAGGACGTGCTGCACTTTCAAGCGCCCGGCCGGGTGATTCTCATTGGCGCACGGTTCGGCGGTACTCAATAGATTGAGCGATGCAACCGCTGGTGACGGAATCGATAGTTCTGCACACGTTCCACTATCTCGAAACGTCGCTGATAATTCGGCTCATGACACGCGAGGCCGGTATTCAATCGGTGCTGGCCCGCGGCGCGCGCAACTCCAAAAAAAGATTTGGCGGAGCGCTCGATCTTTTCGCTCAGGGCGCAGCCGAGATTCACATGCGCCCCAACAGGGAGCTGCAGGCGCTGACGGGGTTGGATGTAACGCGCGCGAGGCCCCGCCTCGCGACTGACGTCGGGAGATTCACCGCTGGCTCGATGATCGCCGAGCTGGCGCTCCGCTCCTCCAGTGACGAGCCGTCGCCAGCGCTGTTCAATGCCGTTGAGGAAAGCCTCGACCGGATAGTGGATGCAGAGGGGAGTACGATTGTCGAGTCCGCGCTGTCCGGTGCCTGGCTGATTGTCGCTTCGCTGGGCTTCAGCCCCTCTCTCGATGGCTGCGCCAACTGCGATTCCGTTTTCAAACGTGACGCTGCTGTTGGCTTCTCACATGCCGCCGGTGGTGCGCTCTGCGCCCGGTGCCGGCTGAGCGCTGCCGGCAGCCGCCTGCTGCCATCATCGGCGCGTGATGCAATCAGGTTGTGGGTGGGAGGGGGAAGGGTAACCGGTCTTCCGGCATTGGAAGCCAAAGCGCATCAGCGGCTGTTACGCGAATTTGTCGGTGAGCATGTGAGCGGCGATCGCGAGCTTCGCGCTTTCAAGGTGTGGGAGGAGGGAAGCTGGAGCGCGTCGTGAAATACAACTCCTCAGGGGGTGGAGCATGCCGTGAGTTGCAGCTTGCTGTGATCAATGATCCTGCCTCAGCGCCGCTCCTGCGATGATTCTGGGTACTGCAGGGCACATCGATCACGGAAAGACGACGCTTGTGAAGGCTCTCACTGGTGTCGATACCGACCGCCTGCCGGAGGAGAAGAAGCGCGGCATTACCATCGATCTCGGTTTCGCGCCTCTGGTACTCGATGACGCTGGAACGATCGGCATCGTCGATGTGCCGGGCCATGAGGGATTCATCCGCACCATGCTTGCGGGAGCGAGCGGCATTGACATCGGCCTTCTGGTAATTGCTGCCGACGAAGGCGTGATGCCGCAGACTCGCGAGCATCTCGACATCCTCTCACTGTTGAAGATTCAGCAGGTGATCGTGGCCCTGGCAAAGTCCGACCTGGCCGACACCGAGTGGCTGGGACTTGTCCGCGATGAGGTTGATTCTCTTCTCGAGCCGACAGCCTACGGGGGCAGTCGCGTCATACCTGTGTCGGCTCGCACAGGCGAGGGCCTGGCGGAGCTTCGGAGCGCCATCTCGGCCGCTGCTGCAATGGTATCTCCCCGCAATGTCGAAACCGATCTGTTTCGCATGCCGGTTGATCGTGTGTTCTCGGTCAGGGGAACCGGAACCGTGGTAACGGGAACAATCTGGAGTGGTTCAGTCGCGCGTGAATCGATGGTGACACTTTATCCCGGCAGTCGGCAATTGCGCGTTCGCGCGGTGGAAACGCACGGAGCCGCCATCACGTCCGCCCGTGCTGGAGAACGAACCGCGCTCGCCCTCGCGGGGTGCGACGTCTCCGAGGTAGGCCGGGGGAGCGTGCTGGTTGGCGACCCGGCCTGGGTTGAGACCAGCGAGATCGATGCTGAGCTTGAGATCCATGCGAGTGCGCCGAGAATAACGTCCCGAACGCGGCTTCGGTTCCATCTGGGGACCTCTGACGTCGGCTGTCGAGTCGCCGGCCGGGGAGCTTCTGACCCGGCGGATGCCCTGGGCGCGCGCTCACGTATCGTGCTCGAGCATCCGGTGATCGCACGTGGCGGTGACCACTTCGTGCTGCGGTATCCATCTCCCCCTGCCACGATCGGCGGCGGAACGGTGCTAGATCCATATCCACCGAGAAGGCGGCGGTCGAGCGGCGGCGGGGCGCGCCGGCAACTCCCGGATGGCGACGCCGTGGTTCACTCGCAACTGGATCGGATGCTCGCGGCCTCAGGCCTGGCCGGGGTGCGATATTCGTCTCTGCCCATCCGCCTCGGCCTGCCGGCCGCGGAGACAGCAGCACACTGTGCTGCGGCACGATGCTACATCGTCAACGGGCGGTCATATGCGGGTTCTGTGATCGACCAGACGGCCAATGCGGTCGTGCAGAATATTTCAGCACACGCAGCAAACTTTACGCTCGAACCCGGTGTCTCACTTCAGACGCTTCGAGCTGCTTTCAGAGCCGAACCCGCGGTTATCGATGCGGTATTGAATCGTCTTGTGGGTGAGGGGAAGATTGAGCTGGATGGGGGATTTGCACGGCCCGCCGGCTGGAAGCCGGAGCTCAATGCAGATGAACAAAGGATCAGCGATTCGATCGTGCAGGCGATTCGCGATCAACCAAATGAGCCGCCAGGTGTACATGAACTGAGCGAAAAGTTTGGACCTCGGACGGGCACGTTGCTGCGAAAGCTCGACCGGGATGGTGTTCTGAAACGCGTTTCGGACGACCGGTATTATTCGAGCGAGGCTGTCACGGGAATCGTCGGGCTGGTACGGGCGGCGCTGGTGCCAGGCAGGTTGTACAGTCCGGCGGAGTTGAGGGATGTTGTTGGCGTGTCGAGGAAATACCTGATTCCGCTGCTCGAGTTTTTCGACAGGACAGGAGTGACGGAAAGGGCGATGGCGGGACGGCGGATTCTGCCGCCGCGAAGGCCAGTAGCGGCAGAAAAGTGATTCGTCCGTTCGGCAGTTGGATGTGTGGCGGCTTGACACTCCTTAAAAGCGGGCGTAGCTTGGCCGCATCGAGTAAGAGAACACCCAGTTACAGGAGCTTTCCAAAAAACTTTATTTGTCTGCACTGGAGCAAAAATGAAACACCTGTGGGTAGCACTGATTGTGCTTGCCCTCGGCGCATTCATGCCAGGTGATCTGTCGGCTCAGGGAATTTCACCCCAGTCCGGCAGAGTACGTGGCCCCGGATTGGAGCTCGGCCAGAATTTTCCGAATCCAGTCGTTGAAAGTACCAGAATTCCGTTCACCGTTGGCGATGGTGCCGGCTGTTCGGATTCCGGAAGATTGCATCGCGTTAGCCTGCAGATCTACAATGTTCTTGCGCAGCCGATTGCTGTGCCGGTTCTGCAGGGCGGAACGGGGAATGTCGCTGGTGGAGAGCTGATCGACGGTTTGTTGTTGACATGTAACCAGTACATCGCTTTCTGGGATGGTAAGGACACCAGAAGCCAGCAGGATGTAGGATCGGGCGTCTATCTGTATCGGTTGGAAGTTGATGGCAGGCCGGTAACCAAGAAGATGCTCGTGTCGAAATAGCGGTTTGGAGCTGGCAGTACGAACGCGCCCCATTTGTGGGGCGCGTTCTTTTTGTCTGTTACCGCGGCGGGCACCCACATTGCACGGTTGAATGACATGATCAACGCAGATCGGCTGACGGTAAAATCTGGCGAGGCTCTGAACGACGCTGTAGCGCTCGCACGGCGTGCCGGCAATCCGCTTATTTACGACCTCCATCTTCTGCTCGCACTGCTTGCTCAGGATGAGGGAATAGTGGTTTCCGTTCTCCAGAAGCTCGGCGCGAGCATCGCGTCGCTACGGGATCAGTGCGAAAAGGAAGTGGCAAGATATCCCAGGCAGAGCGACGCGCAGCCCAACGCATCGCGCGAGCTAAGCCAGGTTTTCGACCGGGCGGAAGAGGAAGCCCGGGCCCTCGGCGATGACTTTGTTTCAACGGAGCATCTCCTGGTGGCGCTGTCGGATGTAAAAGCCACTGATTCGAAACGGTTGCTGAACGGCGTGGGCGCAACGCGCCAGGCGCTGCTCGATTCTCTCAAGGCCGTTCGCGGCACACATCGCGTTGCAGACCAGAGCCCCGAAAATCAGTATCAGGCATTACAGCGCTATACTCGCGATCTCACTGATGCCGCACGCCGTGGCAAGCTCGATCCGGTCATCGGACGAGACGAGGAGATTCGCCGCGTGATCCAGGTTCTGTCGCGGCGCACCAAGAACAATCCGGTGCTGATCGGAGAGCCGGGCGTCGGCAAGACCGCTATCGCTGAAGGCCTGGCGCAGCGAATAATGAACGGCGACGTGCCGGAAGGCCTGAAAAACAAACAACTGCTTGCGCTGGACCTTGGCGCTCTCATCGCTGGTGCCAAATTTCGGGGTGAGTTCGAAGAGCGCCTCAAGGCCGTTCTCAAGGAAATCACGGAAGCAGACGGGAAGTTCGTCATCTTCATCGACGAGATGCACACGATCGTCGGTGCGGGCCGCGCAGAAGGATCGATGGACGCTGGCAACATGCTCAAGCCGCTTCTCGCGCGCGGCGCGCTCCGTGTTGTCGGCGCGACAACCCTGGATGAGTACCGGAAGCACGTCGAGAAGGACGCCGCGCTCGAACGCCGGTTTCAACCGGTTTACGTGGGTGAGCCGAGCGTCGAAAGCACAATCGCGATTCTCCGTGGACTCAAGGAACGTTACGAGGTCCATCACGGAGTACGCATCACCGATGGCGCGATCGTCTCGGCGGCGACTCTGTCCAATCGGTATATCGGCGATCGTTTCCTTCCCGACAAGGCTATCGATCTTATCGATGAGGCGGCTTCACGGCTTCGCATCGAGATCGATTCCATGCCCCAGGAAATCGATGAGGTCGAACGGCGAATCACACAGCTGGAGATCGAGCGCCAGGCGCTTCAGAAGGAAAAAGACAAGGCGTCGGTCGAGCGCCGCGGTGCACTGGAGCGCGAGCTTGCCGATCTGCGCGAGAAGTCGAGCGGCATGAAGACCCAGTGGCAGATGGAAAAAGAAACGCTCGGCAGCGTCGGCAGAATCAAGCAGCGGATGGAAGAGGCTCGCATGCAAGCCGAGCAGGCCACTCGATCTGGTGACCTCGCGAAAGCAGCGGAGTTGACTTACGGCACCGTCCCCGCCCTTGAGCGTGACATGCTCGAGGCCGAACAGCAGCTTGCCAGCAAGCAGGTCGGCGGTCGCCAGTTTCTGAAGGAGGAA
The DNA window shown above is from Gemmatimonadaceae bacterium and carries:
- a CDS encoding TonB-dependent receptor yields the protein MPASSNNQHLVHRRGFAVSIAAVAGLSMSAPAIAIAQRADTTRLDTVVVSATKTPTTRAAATQAITVISGDELRARGVARVSDALREVPGASIVQNGSFGSVSTLFLRGGESRYTKILIDGVAVNAPGGFFDLSHLTTDNIERIEVVRGPAGVVYGADAVSGVVQIFTRQGRGPASLSASVRAGTYGTIDGGIDVSGAAGSARYALGAAQHVTDGIIPFNNQYYNGTLSASAGFAPKPSTELSTSARYTTAEFHYPTDFTGAPVDSNAYRVQHRLTVGADASTRISPLVTARVLLGSNDVSDLTEDIAIPFGAPANDPVQVHSAFQSRNYRRSAEGRFLFQLPYSTTVNIGAEYMRERESSGNSEGPVGAPTVQTSSFIAQRSNRAAYAELLGQFTSRTSYVLSARLDDNSDYDAVTTYRVGGSLALAPSTRVRGSLSTAFNAPAFNQLLPTLFTSGNPGLDPERTRSYEIGVEQSFLSGAVRFTADYFNQHFSDLIQFVAGGPPTFLGSYANLTGAESNGYDVEVAITPDADFSATASYTQASPKVTELSEAYAGDLSVGQALLRRATHTGSAVVRYRKTGIGSLSATATYVGSRPDIDFSEFPSPVVTLPAYTKTDVAGSFDVLRRRNGSGLALTVRAENLFDKKYEDVLHFQAPGRVILIGARFGGTQ
- the recO gene encoding DNA repair protein RecO; translated protein: MQPLVTESIVLHTFHYLETSLIIRLMTREAGIQSVLARGARNSKKRFGGALDLFAQGAAEIHMRPNRELQALTGLDVTRARPRLATDVGRFTAGSMIAELALRSSSDEPSPALFNAVEESLDRIVDAEGSTIVESALSGAWLIVASLGFSPSLDGCANCDSVFKRDAAVGFSHAAGGALCARCRLSAAGSRLLPSSARDAIRLWVGGGRVTGLPALEAKAHQRLLREFVGEHVSGDRELRAFKVWEEGSWSAS
- the selB gene encoding selenocysteine-specific translation elongation factor, yielding MILGTAGHIDHGKTTLVKALTGVDTDRLPEEKKRGITIDLGFAPLVLDDAGTIGIVDVPGHEGFIRTMLAGASGIDIGLLVIAADEGVMPQTREHLDILSLLKIQQVIVALAKSDLADTEWLGLVRDEVDSLLEPTAYGGSRVIPVSARTGEGLAELRSAISAAAAMVSPRNVETDLFRMPVDRVFSVRGTGTVVTGTIWSGSVARESMVTLYPGSRQLRVRAVETHGAAITSARAGERTALALAGCDVSEVGRGSVLVGDPAWVETSEIDAELEIHASAPRITSRTRLRFHLGTSDVGCRVAGRGASDPADALGARSRIVLEHPVIARGGDHFVLRYPSPPATIGGGTVLDPYPPRRRRSSGGGARRQLPDGDAVVHSQLDRMLAASGLAGVRYSSLPIRLGLPAAETAAHCAAARCYIVNGRSYAGSVIDQTANAVVQNISAHAANFTLEPGVSLQTLRAAFRAEPAVIDAVLNRLVGEGKIELDGGFARPAGWKPELNADEQRISDSIVQAIRDQPNEPPGVHELSEKFGPRTGTLLRKLDRDGVLKRVSDDRYYSSEAVTGIVGLVRAALVPGRLYSPAELRDVVGVSRKYLIPLLEFFDRTGVTERAMAGRRILPPRRPVAAEK
- a CDS encoding T9SS type A sorting domain-containing protein gives rise to the protein MKHLWVALIVLALGAFMPGDLSAQGISPQSGRVRGPGLELGQNFPNPVVESTRIPFTVGDGAGCSDSGRLHRVSLQIYNVLAQPIAVPVLQGGTGNVAGGELIDGLLLTCNQYIAFWDGKDTRSQQDVGSGVYLYRLEVDGRPVTKKMLVSK